Proteins encoded together in one Thamnophis elegans isolate rThaEle1 chromosome 10, rThaEle1.pri, whole genome shotgun sequence window:
- the NPM3 gene encoding nucleoplasmin-3 has protein sequence MASFLDLDSVDGEAAPPICTSRFLFGCELNSSARSYTFKVSEEDDSEHFLALNMACLSAGAKEECNIVEVVGHDYQNKEVAVPVANLKLSCQPWLCLDNFEFQPPVTFRLRSGSGPVHLSGQHQIFHRKDLSDEDVSDDDDDDDESIDQEEELSPIKPAKKKQKS, from the exons ATGGCCTCTTTCTTGGATCTGGACAGCGTGGACGGTGAAGCTGCGCCGCCGATTTGCACCAGCCGTTTCCTTTTCG GATGTGAGCTGAACAGCAGTGCACGTTCCTATACTTTTAAAGTTTCGGAAGAAGATGATTCAGAGCATTTCTTAGCTCTAAATATG GCTTGCCTGTCCGCGGGTGCCAAAGAAGAATGCAACATTGTGGAGGTGGTGGGTCATGACTATCAGAACAAGGAGGTTGCTGTGCCTGTGGCCAATCTGAAGCTGTCGTGCCAGCCCTgg TTGTGTTTAGATAATTTTGAGTTCCAGCCCCCAGTGACCTTCCGTCTGCGCTCAGGATCTGGCCCTGTTCATCTTTCAGGACAACATCAAATCT TTCACAGAAAGGATCTTTCAGATGAAGACgtcagtgatgatgatgatgatgatgatgaatctaTTGATCAGGAGGAAGAGCTTTCACCTATCAAGCCAgccaagaagaaacaaaaatcatag